From the genome of Impatiens glandulifera chromosome 9, dImpGla2.1, whole genome shotgun sequence, one region includes:
- the LOC124913814 gene encoding WD repeat-containing protein LWD1 has translation MVANSDPNQDGSDEQQRRSEIYTYEAPWHIYAMNWSVRRDKKYRLAIASLLEQYSNRVEIVQLDDSNGEIRSDPTLSFEHPYPPTKAIFIPDKECQKPDLLATSSDFLRIWKINEDRVELKSLLNTNRNSEFCGPITSFDWNEAEPRRVGTSSIDTTCTIWDIERETVDTQLIAHDKEVYDIAWGGVGVFASVSADGSVRVFDLRDKEHSTIIYESSEPETPLVRLGWNKQDPRYMATIIMDSAKVVVLDIRFPTLPVVELQRHQASVNAIAWAPHSSCHICTAGDDSQALIWDLSSMGQPIEGGLDPILAYTAGAEVEQLQWSSSQPDWVAIAFSSKLQILRV, from the coding sequence ATGGTGGCGAACAGTGACCCGAACCAAGATGGATCAGACGAGCAACAGAGGCGATCGGAGATATACACATACGAAGCTCCATGGCATATATACGCTATGAATTGGAGCGTCCGTCGAGACAAGAAGTATCGTTTAGCCATCGCTAGTTTACTTGAGCAGTATTCAAATAGGGTTGAGATTGTACAGCTAGACGATTCCAACGGAGAGATACGTTCCGATCCAACACTCTCCTTCGAGCATCCTTATCCTCCTACTAAGGCTATCTTCATTCCAGATAAAGAATGCCAGAAGCCTGACCTTCTCGCTACATCCAGCGATTTCCTCCGCATTTGGAAAATCAACGAAGATCGAGTCGAACTCAAAAGCCTACTCAATACTAACCGTAACAGTGAGTTTTGCGGTCCTATTACTTCCTTCGATTGGAATGAAGCAGAACCTAGACGCGTCGGTACTTCCAGCATCGATACTACCTGCACGATTTGGGATATTGAACGCGAGACTGTGGATACTCAATTAATCGCTCATGATAAGGAGGTTTATGACATTGCCTGGGGCGGGGTCGGCGTTTTTGCATCCGTCTCTGCCGATGGATCCGTCAGGGTTTTCGATCTTAGAGATAAGGAGCATTCTACCATCATCTATGAGAGTTCAGAGCCGGAAACCCCCTTGGTCCGCCTCGGCTGGAACAAGCAGGATCCTAGGTATATGGCTACCATTATTATGGATAGTGCTAAGGTAGTTGTGCTTGATATCCGCTTTCCAACTCTCCCTGTCGTGGAACTACAGAGGCATCAGGCTAGTGTGAACGCCATTGCATGGGCTCCTCATAGCTCCTGCCACATATGTACTGCCGGAGACGATTCTCAGGCGCTAATTTGGGATTTGTCTTCCATGGGTCAACCTATTGAGGGCGGTTTGGATCCAATTCTTGCTTATACTGCAGGTGCAGAAGTCGAGCAACTTCAGTGGTCATCTTCGCAACCTGATTGGGTTGCTATAGCATTCTCTAGTAAGCTTCAAATCCTGAGGGTATGA
- the LOC124913689 gene encoding alpha-mannosidase At3g26720-like, whose product MAFWTFFAALLALAGVLVLTESNYIQYNTSQRLVPDKINVHLVPHSHDDVGWLKTVDQYYTGSNNSIRGACVQNVLDSTISALLEDKNRKFIYVEMAFFQRWWRQQSETLKTKVKELVKSGQLEFINGAMCMHDEATTHYIDLIDQTTLGHQFIEKEFGQRPRVGWQIDPFGHSAVQAYLLGAELGFDSLFFARIDYQDRAKRLDEKTLEFMWQGSKSLGKSSEIFTGIFPRHYDPPDGFTFEINDISQPIQDDPLLFDSNVQERVNDFVAAAVAQANVTRTNHLMWAMGTDFRYQYANSWFRQMDKFIHYVNLDGRVNALYSTPSIYTDAKHATNNSWPLKTGDFFPYADRANAYWTGYFTSRPAFKGYVRAMSGYYLAARQLEFFKGRSESGSNTDTLADALAIAQHHDAVSGTQRQHVASDYAKRLSMGYFEAEKVVASSLALLAESNSSLEDSSTKFQQCPLLNISYCPPSEAALSDGKNLVVVVYNPLGWKRKEVIRIPVSTESIVVLDSSGREVTSQIVPLSNVSLRIRDYNVKSYIGRFPDNTPKYWLAFSVSVPPLGFSTYIVSSPKQTGSSVISEVYATEGNRVSSEEVGQGNLKLLYGTDNGKLTHYVNKKNLVEMSTDQSYSYYLGYNGTDRENQASGAYIFRPNGTLPINYEGKVDLTIIKGPLVDEVHQKLSPWIHQITRVYKEKEHVEVEFNVGPIPVDDGYGKEVTTKITTGMKTNATFYTDSNGRDFIRRVRDYRDDWDLQVNQRIAGNYYPINLGIYTQDENTELSVLVDRAVGGSSLEDGQIELMLHRRLLNDDTRGVGEALNEETCAHNDCQGLEIQGKFYFRIDRLGEGGAKWRRTFGQEIYSPLLMAFAEQEGNDWTDSHVSTFSGIEDSLPGNVALITLQELETGEVLVRLAHLYEVGEDKDFSGMAKVELKKLFPGKKIQKVREMNLSGNQERTEMIKKKLVWKSEKSSSRDVSSRKGASVVDPIEMVVELAPMEIRTFHIQLDHTSDLPSSYMYVDG is encoded by the exons ATGGCGTTCTGGACGTTCTTTGCAGCTCTATTGGCGCTGGCGGGAGTACTTGTTCTAACAGAATCCAACTACATACAGTACAACACTTCTCAACGTTTAGTCCCAGACAAGATCAACGTCCATTTGGTTCCTCACTCTCACGACGATGTTGGATGGTTGAAGACCGTCGATCAGTATTACACCGGTTCGAATAATAGTATTCGG GGAGCTTGCGTTCAGAATGTTTTGGACTCAACAATCTCCGCGTTATTGGAGGACAAGAATCGAAAATTCATTTATGTTGAAATG GCATTCTTCCAACGATGGTGGAGGCAGCAGAGTGAAACACTTAAGACTAAAGTCAAGGAACTTGTCAAATCTGGTCAACTGGAGTTCAT AAATGGAGCCATGTGTATGCATGATGAGGCAACCACACATTACATAGATCTAATTGATCAGACGACTCTGGGGCATCAGTTTATCGAAAAAGAATTTGGGCAGAGGCCCAGAGTTGGTTGGCAGATTGATCCATTCGGTCATTCTGCTGTTCAAGCCTATTTGCTTGGTGCGGAG CTAGGTTTCGATTCCCTTTTTTTTGCACGAATTGATTACCAAGACAGAGCTAAGAGGCTGGATGAAAAGACTCTTGAATTTATGTGGCAGGGATCTAAGTCACTTGGAAAATCCTCTGAG ATCTTTACAGGGATTTTCCCCAGGCATTATGATCCCCCTGATGGTttcacatttgaaataaatgacATTTCTCAGCCTATTCAG GATGATCCACTTCTGTTTGACTCTAATGTTCAAGAGAGAGTCAATGATTTTGTTGCTGCTGCAGTGGCACAG GCTAATGTAACAAGGACCAACCATCTCATGTGGGCTATGGGGACAGACTTCCGTTATCAATATGCTAATTCATGGTTCAGACAGATGGATAAGTTCATTCATTATGTCAATTTG GATGGGCGTGTTAATGCTCTATATTCAACACCATCTATCTACACTGATGCAAAACACGCCACAAACAACTCATGGCCACTTAAAACTGGCGACTTTTTCCC ATATGCAGATCGTGCAAATGCATATTGGACAGGTTACTTTACTAGCAGGCCTGCCTTTAAGGGTTATGTTAGAGCTATGAGTGGTTACTACTTG GCAGCCAGGCAACTAGAGTTCTTTAAAGGACGAAGCGAGTCTGGGTCAAATACTGATACATTAGCCGACGCTTTAGCTATTGCTCAGCATCATGATGCTGTTAGCGGGACACAACGACAACATGTCGCTTCTGACTATGCAAAGCGACTCTCTATGGGCTATTTTGAG GCTGAGAAGGTGGTGGCGTCCTCATTGGCTCTTTTGGCTGAATCCAATTCAAGTCTTGAAGATTCTTCCACCAAGTTTCAGCAG TGTCCTCTACTGAATATAAGTTACTGTCCTCCATCAGAAGCTGCTTTGTCCGATGGGAAAAACCTG gtgGTAGTTGTTTATAATCCCCTGGGATGGAAAAGGAAGGAAGTTATCAGAATCCCT GTTTCTACTGAGAGTATAGTTGTTCTCGATTCTTCTGGAAGAGAAGTGACTTCACAAATTGTTCCCTTGTCCAATGTCTCTTTGAGGATTAGAGACTATAATGTGAAATCCTATATAGGTAGATTTCCAGATAATACACCAAAGTATTGGCTTGCTTTCTCAGTCTCTGTGCCGCCACTTGGTTTCAGCACTTACATTGTTTCAAGTCCCAAACAAACAG GGAGTTCAGTCATCTCAGAAGTATATGCAACAGAAGGAAACCGAGTTTCTAGCGAGGAAGTTGGCCAAGGAAATTTGAAGCTACTATATGGTACAGACAATGGGAAACTAACTCACTATGTCAACAAGAAGAATTTG GTTGAGATGTCCACTGACCAATCATATAGTTACTACTTGGGCTATAATGGAACCGACAGAGAAAATCAG GCCTCTGGGGCATATATCTTCCGTCCAAATGGGACACTCCCAATAAATTATGAAGGGAAG GTTGACTTAACTATTATAAAGGGCCCTCTTGTGGATGAAGTACACCAAAAGCTGAGCCCATGGATACACCAG ATCACAAGGGTCTATAAAGAGAAGGAACATGTAGAAGTGGAGTTCAAT GTTGGGCCTATACCTGTGGATGATGGATACGGCAAAGAGGTTACAACTAAAATTACGACCGGGATGAAGACAAATGCAACTTTCTATACGGATTCTAATGGGCGAGACTTCATAAGAAGG GTTAGGGATTATAGAGATGATTGGGATCTCCAAGTTAATCAGAGAATTGCAGGAAATTACTATCCA ATTAACCTTGGAATTTATACTCAAGATGAGAACACAGAACTATCAGTTTTGGTTGACCGAGCTGTTGGTGGATCTAGCTTGGAGGATGGTCAGATAGAGCTTATGTTACACAG GAGGTTGCTTAATGATGATACTAGAGGTGTTGGTGAAGCTTTAAATGAAGAAACTTGTGCACATAATGACTGTCAGGGCTTGGAG ATCCAGGGGAAGTTTTACTTTAGAATCGACCGATTAGGAGAAGGTGGTGCTAAGTGGCGCAGGACATTTGGACAAGAGATATACTCTCCCCTTCTGATGGCATTTGCTGAGCAG GAAGGAAATGATTGGACAGACTCTCATGTTTCAACTTTCTCTGGGATTGAAGATAGTTTACCTGGTAATGTTGCTCTCATAACTCTTCAG GAACTTGAAACTGGAGAAGTGCTTGTTCGGTTGGCCCATCTGTATGAG GTTGGAGAGGACAAAGATTTTTCAGGCATGGCTAAGGTTGAACTGAAGAAGTTGTTTCCTGGGAAGAAG ATCCAGAAAGTAAGAGAAATGAACCTTTCTGGCAATCAGGAGAGAACAGAAATGATTAAGAAGAAACTTGTTTGGAAATCAGAAAAATCATCATCAAGAGATGTTTCAAGTAGGAAGGGAGCATCTGTAGTAGATCCCATTGAAATGGTGGTTGAACTTGCTCCCATGGAAATCCGCACCTTCCATATTCAACTTGATCACACTTCTGATTTACCATCATCATATAT